The Nitrospira sp. sequence CCTTGCGTAGTCTGCCGCCAATTCTCGTCTTTTGACACTATATGCAGGAGTTCAGTTCATTGGGTTTCCTGTTTTCAGGGGTATCATCCGATGACTGAAATGATCCCACTTTTCACCGGCTTTGGGGCGGGACTGCTCTTGGGCGGCCTGCTGGTAGGGCTCTGGGTTACCGGTCGCTTACGCGCCCAGTCTCAAAGAGCGGAAGCAACCGTCGATGAATTGCGAACACAGCTCGACGTAGAACGTGCTGCCGCCGCTTCCCTCCACGAAAGACTGTCCGAAGCTCAGCGGGCCCGGGTCACCGCCGAAACTCGTTTGGAAGAAGCGGCACGACAGCTCACGGAGCAAAAATCCCTGATCGACCATACACGTCATGAACTTGTGGAATCATTTCAGGCCCTCTCCGGCGAAGCCTTAAAGCAGAACAACGAGGCGTTCTTGAAGCTTGCCACCGTGTCGTTTGAAACCCTTCACGTCAAAGCCGACGGAGATTTAGCGCAGCGACAACAAGCGATCGACGCCTTGGTTCGCCCGCTCCACGAATCACTTCAACGCTATGACGAGCAGCTGCGCCTGCTCGAACAATCACGCCAGTCGGCCTACGGGGGATTGGATCTCCATCTGAAATTACTCGCGGAATCGCAGCAACGGTTGCAGCAGGAGACCGGGAACCTCGTCAAGGCCTTGCGGGCTCCGACCATACGGGGCCAATGGGGCGAATTGACGTTGAAACGAGTGGCCGAGCTCGCTGGGATGGTTGAGCACTGCGATTTCGTCGAGCAACACTCCGTGACCGGCGACGACGGCCGTTTCCGGCCGGATATGGTCGTTCGGCTGCCGGGGGGGCGCCAGATCATCGTGGACGCCAAAACCGTCCTCTCGGCCTACCTCGATGCCCATGAAGCTCAGAACGAGACCCAACAGGCCGAAGCCTTGCGCCGCCATGCCGCTCAGGTCAAGAGCCGTATGGATGAACTGTCGCTGAAAGCCTATTGGACGCAGTTCGAGCATGCGCCGGAATTTGTCGTGTTGTTCCTTCCTGGTGAGCAGTTTCTCGGAGCGGCGTTGGATCAGGACCCTCATCTCATTGAAGAGGGATTTGCGCGCGGTATTGTGTTGGCCACGCCGGCGACGCTGATCGCCTTGCTTCGTGCGGTTGCATACGGATGGCGGCAAGAGCAACTGAACGCCCATGCCGAAGAAGCCGGCCGGCTCGGCAAAGAATTGTACGAACGCATGGCGGTGCTGACGGAACATATGAACGATGTAGGACAAGCCCTCGGCAAGAGCGTGTCGGCGTATAACCGCGCCGTCGGTTCCCTTGAGACACGGATTCTCCCGGCTGCGCGGCGATTCAAAGAATTGGGAGTGTCGTCTGAGAAGGACATCCCCATCCTTGAGCCGACGGCGGTCGTTCCACGCAAGAGCTTGCCGTTTGATATTGAATGAAGGAGCAAGCATGACTGACCAACAAGCCATGGTTGAAGCATTTCATAGCAAGTTCGAGATTTTGGTACGGACGATCCCGACCGATCTGAACGAAGACACCAAACAACTTCGTGTCCGTCTTATTCAGGAAGAGTTCGATGAGTTGAAAGAAGCGATGGCCACCGGAAATCTCGCCGCCGTG is a genomic window containing:
- the rmuC gene encoding DNA recombination protein RmuC is translated as MIPLFTGFGAGLLLGGLLVGLWVTGRLRAQSQRAEATVDELRTQLDVERAAAASLHERLSEAQRARVTAETRLEEAARQLTEQKSLIDHTRHELVESFQALSGEALKQNNEAFLKLATVSFETLHVKADGDLAQRQQAIDALVRPLHESLQRYDEQLRLLEQSRQSAYGGLDLHLKLLAESQQRLQQETGNLVKALRAPTIRGQWGELTLKRVAELAGMVEHCDFVEQHSVTGDDGRFRPDMVVRLPGGRQIIVDAKTVLSAYLDAHEAQNETQQAEALRRHAAQVKSRMDELSLKAYWTQFEHAPEFVVLFLPGEQFLGAALDQDPHLIEEGFARGIVLATPATLIALLRAVAYGWRQEQLNAHAEEAGRLGKELYERMAVLTEHMNDVGQALGKSVSAYNRAVGSLETRILPAARRFKELGVSSEKDIPILEPTAVVPRKSLPFDIE